One genomic segment of Capricornis sumatraensis isolate serow.1 chromosome X, serow.2, whole genome shotgun sequence includes these proteins:
- the LOC138071050 gene encoding LOW QUALITY PROTEIN: craniofacial development protein 2-like (The sequence of the model RefSeq protein was modified relative to this genomic sequence to represent the inferred CDS: inserted 1 base in 1 codon): protein MDMQIGSKSTCPEVQRLSRLPEAGKDKEEIFHRAFGEFMAFSPPCFQIFRFQNYERANFSCSKPPNASFNAKKVQVEAKRPVMKRKQYPAVDVTGDRSKVRCCKEQYGIGTWNVRSMNQGKLEVVQQEMARVNVDILGISELKWTGMGEFNSDDYYCGKESLRRNGVAIMVXKRVQNAVLGCNLKNDRIISVRLQGKPFNITVIQVYAPSSNAEEAEVEWFYEDLQDLLELTPKKDVLFIIGDWNAKVGSQETPGVTGKFGLGMQNEAGQRLIEFFQENALVIANTLFQEHERRLYTWTSPDVQYRNQIDYILCSQRWRSSIQSTKTRPEADCGSDHELLISKFRLKMKKVGKTARPFRISQPEDKTHFKRSELRITDQIIPEASNYT from the exons agacaaggaagaaattTTCCACAGAGCCTTTGGGGAGTTCATGGCCTTTTCACCACCTTGTTTTCAGATTTTTAGATTTCAGAACTATGAAAGAGCAAATTTCTCTTGTTCTAAACCACCAA ATGCTAGCTTTAATGCTAAAAAAGTACAAGTGGAAGCAAAAAGACCAGTTATGAAG cgaaaacaatacccagctgtggatgtgactggtgatagaagcaaggtccgatgctgtaaagagcaatatggcataggaacctggaatgtcaggtccatgaatcaagggaaattggaagtggtccaacaagagatggcaagagtgaacgtcgacattctaggaatcagcgaactaaaatggactggaatgggtgaatttaactcagatgactactactgtgggaaggaatccctcagaagaaatggagttgccatcatgg aaaaaagagtccaaaatgcagtacttggatgcaatctcaaaaacgacagaatcatctctgttcgtctccaaggcaaaccattcaatatcacagtaatccaagtctatgccccaagcagtaacgctgaagaagctgaagttgaatggttctatgaagacctacaagaccttctagaactaacacccaaaaaagatgtccttttcattataggtgactggaatgcaaaagtaggaagtcaagaaacacctggagtaacaggaaaatttggccttggaatgcagaatgaagcagggcaaagactaatagagtttttccaagaaaatgcactggtcatagcaaacaccctcttccaagaacatgagagaagactctacacatggacatcaccagatgttcaataccgaaatcagattgattatattctttgcagccaaagatggagaagctctatacaatcaacaaaaacaagaccagaagctgactgtggctcagatcatgaactccttattagcaaGTTCAGactcaaaatgaaaaaagtagggaaaactgctagaccattcag AATAAGCCAACCTGAGGACAAAACACACTTTAAAAGATCAGAACTGAGAATCACTGATCAAATCATACCTGAAGCCTCAAATTACACCTGA